A genomic segment from Streptomyces sp. NBC_01233 encodes:
- a CDS encoding adenylate kinase, translated as MRVLLIGPPGAGKGTQAVRLAAHLSIQHISTGDLFREHIDQGTELGQSARTHMRAGLLAPDEVTIGVFKERLARPDTERGFLLDGFPRNLAQAEALDGILAGSKSRLDAVLDLEIPEAQVVRRIAGRRLCRQDREHVFHVDYSPPEVAGACDVCGGELYQRDDDRETTVRKRLEVYRSETAPVVDHYQAQGLVTTISALGQVQEVLDRALVAIGQARSMPPARRAIDPSTGKVRGCCR; from the coding sequence ATGCGCGTCCTCCTGATCGGGCCGCCCGGAGCTGGCAAGGGCACGCAGGCGGTGCGCCTTGCCGCGCATCTGTCGATCCAGCACATCTCCACCGGTGACCTCTTCCGCGAGCACATCGACCAGGGCACCGAGCTCGGGCAGAGCGCCCGGACGCACATGCGCGCTGGCCTTCTGGCGCCGGACGAGGTCACAATCGGGGTGTTCAAAGAGCGCCTTGCCCGTCCGGACACCGAGCGCGGATTCCTGCTGGACGGCTTCCCCCGCAATCTTGCCCAGGCGGAGGCGCTGGACGGCATCCTGGCCGGCTCGAAGTCGAGGCTGGATGCCGTGCTGGACCTGGAGATTCCCGAGGCCCAGGTGGTCAGGCGGATTGCTGGACGACGGTTGTGCCGTCAGGACCGCGAACACGTCTTCCACGTCGACTACAGCCCGCCTGAGGTGGCGGGAGCCTGCGACGTCTGCGGCGGTGAGCTGTACCAGCGCGATGACGACCGCGAGACAACCGTTCGTAAGCGACTGGAGGTTTATCGCAGCGAGACGGCGCCGGTCGTCGACCACTACCAGGCTCAGGGCCTGGTGACCACGATCTCGGCCCTCGGCCAGGTCCAGGAGGTCCTGGACCGCGCGCTGGTCGCGATCGGCCAGGCCAGGTCGATGCCTCCGGCGCGTCGAGCTATTGACCCCTCCACTGGGAAGGTGCGGGGCTGCTGCCGATGA
- a CDS encoding DUF6262 family protein — MTASTAAAVAARRQQTQDKLVQVEKAIGQLRRERGRMTVRAIAGRAGVSATFLYENTDARTLVKAAVADSRSRHDRLGQEQHDRIEASWRERALNAEAALTRTQKEVFAQRQRIGELMGQLRDFDQMVPGDSVQQLTTENTTLKHRVHQLTQEHRKFQERLEGARSNLRFAEKRIANLEAQLLERD, encoded by the coding sequence ATGACCGCCTCCACAGCGGCCGCTGTCGCAGCCCGTCGGCAGCAGACCCAGGACAAGCTTGTCCAGGTCGAGAAGGCCATCGGCCAGCTCCGCCGCGAGCGCGGACGCATGACCGTCCGGGCCATCGCCGGACGAGCAGGGGTGTCCGCCACGTTCCTCTACGAGAACACCGACGCTCGCACCCTCGTGAAGGCCGCAGTCGCCGACAGCCGAAGTCGGCATGACCGTCTCGGGCAGGAACAGCACGACCGGATCGAGGCGTCCTGGCGGGAGCGAGCCCTCAATGCCGAGGCCGCGCTGACCCGCACCCAGAAGGAGGTCTTCGCACAGCGGCAGCGGATCGGCGAACTCATGGGACAACTCCGCGACTTCGACCAGATGGTTCCCGGCGATTCCGTCCAGCAGCTGACCACCGAGAACACCACCCTCAAGCATCGCGTCCACCAACTCACACAGGAGCACCGCAAGTTCCAGGAACGGCTCGAAGGCGCCCGCTCCAACCTCCGCTTCGCCGAGAAACGCATCGCCAACCTCGAAGCCCAACTCCTCGAACGGGACTAG
- a CDS encoding VOC family protein yields the protein MSTVPVADQGSEQVLSLFCNLGLGTCRLARSRASGKVRRMIGHLYTVVIDCPDPDELAGFYEKLLSLSRQADTGDFVVLQNAAGAPVVLFQRVDDFRAPRWTDSARPQQMHIDVMVTDLDTAEAQVLALGATLLDGSDKPIGYRVYEDPVGHPFCLITPEGA from the coding sequence ATGAGCACCGTTCCGGTGGCCGATCAGGGTTCAGAACAGGTACTTAGCTTGTTCTGCAACCTTGGGCTGGGCACCTGCCGTTTGGCCCGCTCGCGGGCCAGTGGCAAAGTGCGCCGGATGATCGGACACCTGTACACCGTTGTCATCGACTGCCCCGACCCGGATGAACTCGCCGGTTTCTACGAAAAGCTGCTGTCGCTCTCACGGCAGGCGGACACCGGCGACTTCGTCGTGCTCCAGAACGCGGCGGGCGCACCGGTGGTCCTCTTCCAGCGGGTAGACGACTTTCGCGCGCCTCGATGGACGGATTCCGCGCGTCCTCAGCAGATGCACATCGACGTGATGGTCACGGACCTCGATACGGCTGAGGCCCAGGTACTCGCCCTCGGTGCGACGCTGCTGGATGGTTCGGACAAGCCGATCGGTTACCGCGTCTACGAGGACCCCGTCGGCCACCCCTTCTGCCTGATCACTCCCGAGGGAGCCTGA
- a CDS encoding DUF5914 domain-containing protein — protein sequence MNPEWSPRRGRLPLSLRRRPVPWGRQQPTWRDARPSLITEALKRAQARPSGNWYVVGSSSALGDDRPVARTVAGHEVVLWRDTDGRLHAGPGVCPHLGAPLAESPVRCGTLVCHWHGLALDGTSFAGWEPLPAFDDGILLWVRLDEAGGEEPLDAPVVPVRPALTRGVTAVYEGTGLCEPEDVVANRLDPWHGAWFHPYSFVDLTVVGQPGGHDTGDRFTVDVSFKVAGRLVVPVQAVFSAPEPRTVVMHITEGEGVGSVVETHATPLGPDGRGRPRTVVTEAVVAASDRPGFAFARWAAPLLRPMMRTAAARLWRDDLAYAERRWHLRSTGRFPG from the coding sequence ATGAATCCCGAATGGTCGCCACGGCGTGGCCGTCTGCCCCTTTCACTGCGCCGCCGGCCCGTCCCGTGGGGTCGGCAGCAGCCCACCTGGCGCGACGCCAGGCCCAGCCTGATCACCGAAGCGCTGAAACGGGCGCAGGCCCGGCCGTCAGGGAACTGGTACGTCGTGGGGTCGTCCTCCGCGCTGGGCGACGACCGCCCCGTGGCCCGCACCGTAGCTGGCCATGAGGTCGTGCTCTGGCGCGACACCGACGGCCGGCTCCACGCCGGACCCGGTGTCTGCCCCCACCTCGGAGCGCCCTTGGCAGAGAGCCCGGTCCGGTGCGGAACGCTGGTGTGCCATTGGCACGGACTCGCCCTCGACGGCACCTCGTTCGCGGGCTGGGAGCCGTTGCCGGCCTTCGACGACGGGATCCTGTTGTGGGTGCGGCTCGACGAGGCTGGAGGGGAGGAGCCCCTGGATGCCCCCGTCGTACCGGTCCGGCCGGCTCTCACTCGCGGAGTGACCGCGGTGTACGAGGGCACAGGGCTTTGCGAACCCGAGGACGTCGTGGCCAATCGCCTGGATCCATGGCACGGGGCCTGGTTCCACCCGTACTCCTTCGTAGACCTCACGGTCGTCGGCCAGCCCGGCGGACACGACACCGGGGACCGCTTTACCGTCGATGTCTCCTTCAAAGTCGCCGGGCGACTGGTCGTACCGGTGCAGGCGGTCTTCAGTGCTCCTGAGCCACGCACCGTCGTCATGCACATCACCGAGGGGGAAGGTGTGGGCTCGGTGGTGGAGACACACGCGACCCCGCTCGGCCCAGACGGACGAGGTCGTCCGCGCACGGTGGTGACCGAGGCCGTGGTGGCCGCTTCTGACAGGCCGGGCTTCGCGTTCGCCCGCTGGGCCGCCCCGCTCCTCCGCCCGATGATGCGCACTGCGGCGGCCCGGCTGTGGCGGGACGACCTGGCCTATGCCGAGCGCCGCTGGCACCTGCGCTCCACAGGCCGGTTCCCGGGGTGA
- a CDS encoding phytoene/squalene synthase family protein: MTRRELDAAGITDPALRAAYRRCRDLNAAHGKTYFLATRLLPVERRPAVHALYGFARWADDIVDSNVPGTDDGLRRARLAALQRRLDKGLHQGEGGEPVVAALADTARRYAIDHRLFQDFMTAMRSDLVVTAYPTYADLCGYMHGSAAVIGLQMLPVLGTVVPQEEAEPHAAALGVAFQLTNFLRDVGEDLDRGRVYLPEDLLAGHGVERELLHWCRCTGRQDRRVLAALREFEALTRGVYRQAQLGLAMLDPVSRPCIRTAYALYGSILDAIARDGYAVLHQRAVVSRRRRATVAAGALVQVAAIRLRHCLRPAPTTSPPAPPADPTRPVPEEVV, from the coding sequence ATGACGCGACGCGAACTCGACGCGGCCGGCATCACCGACCCGGCGCTGCGGGCGGCGTACCGCCGCTGCCGCGACCTGAATGCGGCGCACGGGAAGACGTACTTCCTGGCCACCCGGCTCCTCCCCGTTGAACGCAGGCCCGCCGTGCACGCGCTGTACGGGTTCGCCAGGTGGGCCGACGACATCGTCGACTCGAACGTTCCCGGCACGGACGACGGTCTGCGTCGTGCCCGGCTGGCGGCACTGCAGCGGCGGCTGGACAAGGGGCTGCACCAGGGGGAGGGCGGCGAACCGGTGGTGGCGGCCCTGGCCGATACCGCTCGCCGGTACGCCATTGATCACCGCCTTTTCCAGGACTTCATGACCGCGATGCGGTCCGACCTGGTGGTGACGGCGTACCCCACCTATGCCGACCTGTGCGGCTACATGCACGGCTCGGCGGCCGTGATCGGCCTGCAGATGCTGCCGGTGCTGGGCACGGTGGTGCCGCAGGAGGAGGCCGAGCCGCACGCGGCAGCCCTCGGGGTCGCTTTCCAGCTCACCAACTTCCTGCGGGACGTCGGCGAGGACCTCGACCGTGGGCGCGTGTATCTGCCGGAAGACCTGCTGGCCGGGCACGGCGTCGAGCGGGAGCTGCTGCACTGGTGCCGGTGCACGGGCCGCCAGGACCGCCGCGTGCTGGCCGCCCTGCGGGAGTTCGAGGCGCTCACCCGCGGCGTCTACCGACAGGCGCAACTTGGTCTCGCGATGCTCGATCCGGTGTCCCGGCCCTGCATCCGCACCGCGTACGCCTTGTACGGGAGCATCTTGGACGCCATCGCGCGCGACGGCTATGCCGTGCTGCACCAGCGGGCCGTGGTGTCGCGCCGCAGACGTGCCACGGTCGCGGCCGGTGCACTGGTTCAGGTGGCGGCGATCAGGCTGCGCCACTGCTTGCGCCCGGCGCCCACCACGTCACCCCCAGCGCCGCCCGCCGACCCGACCCGGCCGGTCCCCGAGGAGGTCGTATGA
- a CDS encoding phytoene desaturase — MTRTVSGRTDHVVIVGAGLAGLSAALHLLGAGRRVTVVERDALAGGRAGRLLRGGYRIDTGPTVLTMPDLADEAFAAVGDSLDRRVELIPLHPAYRASFADGSTLDVHTEGEAMAAAVERFAGAGEAAGYRRLRAWLEQLYRVQMRRFIDANFDSPLDLLTGDLARLAALGGFGRLDRRIAGFLKDERLQRVFSFQALYAGVPPARALAAYAVIAYMDTVAGVYFPRGGMHALPQAMADAAADAGAELRFGEPVTGLERSGGRITAVVTAKDRIPCDAVVLTPDLPGSYRLLGHRPRRPVKLRHSPSAVVLHAGTDRTWPQLAHHTISFGAAWRSTFDELTRQGRLMSDPSLLITRPTATDPTLAPPGRHLHYILAPCPNTEIGPAGAAWGELGPRYRDNLLRELERRGLGGIEAAIENECLVTPADWAGQGHAAGTPFSAAHTFLQTGPFRPRNLIRGTANAVLAGCGTTPGVGVPTALVSGKLAAARITGGTRRASSRSTGATR, encoded by the coding sequence ATGACCCGTACCGTGAGCGGCCGCACGGACCACGTGGTGATCGTGGGGGCGGGTCTGGCCGGCCTGTCGGCGGCTCTGCACCTGCTGGGCGCAGGGCGCCGGGTCACCGTGGTCGAACGGGACGCGCTGGCCGGCGGGCGGGCAGGGCGCCTCCTGCGGGGCGGATACCGGATCGACACCGGCCCGACCGTGTTGACCATGCCCGACCTCGCCGATGAAGCCTTCGCGGCGGTCGGCGACAGCCTGGACCGGCGGGTGGAGCTGATCCCGCTGCACCCGGCCTACCGGGCGTCGTTCGCCGACGGCAGCACCCTGGACGTGCACACCGAAGGCGAGGCGATGGCTGCAGCGGTCGAGCGGTTCGCCGGGGCCGGTGAGGCGGCGGGCTACCGGCGGCTGCGCGCCTGGCTGGAGCAGCTCTACCGGGTACAGATGCGCCGCTTCATCGACGCGAACTTCGACTCGCCGCTGGACCTGCTGACCGGTGACCTCGCCCGGCTGGCGGCGCTCGGCGGCTTCGGGCGCCTGGACCGGCGCATCGCCGGATTCCTGAAGGACGAGCGGCTGCAACGGGTCTTCTCCTTCCAAGCCCTGTACGCGGGTGTGCCGCCGGCCCGGGCACTCGCCGCCTACGCGGTCATCGCCTACATGGACACGGTGGCCGGGGTGTACTTCCCGCGCGGCGGCATGCACGCTCTGCCGCAGGCCATGGCGGACGCAGCCGCCGACGCGGGCGCCGAGCTGCGGTTCGGTGAGCCGGTGACCGGCCTGGAGCGCTCCGGCGGACGGATCACCGCCGTTGTCACCGCGAAGGACCGCATCCCCTGCGACGCGGTCGTCCTCACCCCGGACCTGCCCGGCAGCTACCGGCTCCTCGGCCACCGGCCGCGCAGGCCGGTGAAGCTGCGGCACTCCCCCTCCGCCGTCGTGCTGCACGCGGGCACGGACCGCACCTGGCCGCAACTGGCCCACCACACGATCTCGTTCGGTGCCGCCTGGCGGAGCACGTTCGACGAGCTCACCCGGCAGGGAAGGCTGATGAGTGATCCGTCCCTCCTCATCACACGGCCGACGGCCACCGACCCCACTCTCGCCCCACCGGGTCGGCATCTGCACTACATCCTCGCCCCCTGCCCCAACACCGAGATCGGCCCCGCAGGGGCTGCCTGGGGCGAGCTCGGCCCCCGCTACCGGGACAACCTGCTGCGCGAGCTGGAACGGCGCGGCCTCGGCGGCATCGAGGCCGCCATCGAGAACGAATGCCTCGTCACCCCAGCCGACTGGGCCGGCCAGGGGCATGCGGCGGGCACCCCCTTCTCCGCCGCCCACACCTTCCTGCAGACAGGGCCGTTCCGGCCGCGCAACCTGATCCGCGGTACGGCGAACGCCGTCCTGGCCGGCTGCGGCACCACCCCCGGCGTGGGCGTTCCCACCGCGCTGGTGTCGGGGAAGCTGGCGGCGGCCCGGATCACGGGCGGCACCCGGCGCGCCTCCTCGCGCTCCACAGGGGCAACCCGATGA
- a CDS encoding GNAT family N-acetyltransferase: MSWLPDDFVHPVLVPLPGGGHHLRPIREADTPLDYPAVMGSRERLWTIFGPAWGWPAATMTYEADQADLLRHEKEIAAHQSFNYALFDAAETALLGCVYIDPPERAGADGEISWWVVDELVGSKVEQALDALVPQWIAADWPFEQPRFLGREISWSDWLALPEHPDT, translated from the coding sequence ATGAGCTGGCTTCCCGATGACTTCGTCCACCCCGTCCTGGTACCGCTGCCGGGCGGTGGCCATCACCTGCGGCCGATCCGGGAGGCGGACACCCCTCTCGACTATCCGGCTGTGATGGGTTCGCGCGAGCGGCTGTGGACCATCTTCGGCCCGGCCTGGGGCTGGCCCGCGGCCACCATGACCTACGAGGCCGACCAGGCCGACCTGTTGCGGCACGAGAAGGAGATCGCCGCACACCAGTCCTTCAACTACGCGCTGTTCGACGCGGCGGAGACAGCTCTGCTCGGCTGTGTCTACATCGACCCACCGGAGAGGGCCGGCGCGGACGGCGAGATCTCCTGGTGGGTGGTGGACGAGCTGGTGGGCAGCAAGGTCGAGCAGGCCCTCGACGCGCTGGTGCCGCAGTGGATCGCCGCCGACTGGCCGTTCGAGCAGCCGCGCTTCCTCGGCCGCGAGATCTCCTGGTCGGACTGGCTCGCCCTGCCGGAGCATCCCGACACGTAA
- a CDS encoding CapA family protein, with protein MGASGSPAKDREVTVCLAGDVMLGRGIDQVLPHPGDPQLAEPWVTDARAYVEMAEAANGPVPRPTGYDRPWGDLLEELRATGPDAWVLNLETSVTQADSFAPGKSVHYRMNPANLPCLTAARPDVCVLANNHVLDFGRDGLAETLGSLRAAGLRTAGAGGDAAEAWRPARVALQPPSSRGGSASRHGPRLLVFSVGLPSSGIPLDWAATPDRSGIALASAPSPAAAADLVARIRGARRTGDLVAVSIHWGSNWGYRVPPEHIRFAHDLVDGGADLVHGHSSHHPRPLEVYRGRLILYGCGDLVDDYEGITGHEQYRDDLRLLYTACLDKDTGALRGLRLTPFQARRLTLHRARLRDAHWLHAALTQRGAPFSAALAVGGDGALTLSSGRHEV; from the coding sequence GTGGGAGCGAGCGGCAGCCCTGCGAAGGACCGCGAGGTCACCGTCTGCCTCGCCGGCGACGTGATGCTCGGCCGGGGCATCGACCAGGTGCTGCCACACCCAGGCGACCCGCAGCTCGCCGAGCCGTGGGTGACGGACGCACGTGCGTACGTCGAGATGGCCGAGGCCGCGAACGGACCGGTACCACGGCCCACCGGCTACGACCGGCCGTGGGGCGACCTGCTGGAGGAACTTCGGGCTACCGGGCCGGACGCCTGGGTGCTGAACCTGGAGACCAGCGTGACCCAGGCGGACAGCTTCGCCCCCGGGAAGAGCGTCCACTACCGCATGAACCCGGCGAACCTGCCGTGCCTGACCGCCGCCCGGCCCGACGTGTGCGTCCTGGCCAACAACCACGTCCTCGACTTCGGCCGCGACGGGCTGGCCGAGACCCTCGGCAGCCTCCGCGCCGCCGGGCTGCGCACGGCCGGTGCGGGCGGCGATGCCGCCGAGGCGTGGCGGCCTGCACGGGTGGCACTGCAGCCTCCTTCGTCCCGCGGGGGGTCCGCGTCCCGTCACGGGCCGCGCCTCCTCGTGTTCTCGGTCGGACTCCCCTCGAGCGGCATCCCGCTCGACTGGGCGGCCACCCCGGACCGCAGTGGCATCGCCCTCGCCTCCGCACCCTCGCCGGCCGCCGCGGCCGACCTGGTCGCCCGTATACGGGGCGCCCGCCGGACCGGCGACCTGGTAGCCGTGTCGATCCACTGGGGTTCCAACTGGGGCTACCGGGTCCCGCCCGAGCACATCCGCTTCGCCCACGACCTCGTCGACGGCGGCGCCGACCTGGTCCACGGCCACTCCTCGCACCACCCCCGCCCTTTGGAGGTCTATCGCGGCCGGTTGATCCTCTACGGCTGCGGAGACCTGGTCGACGACTACGAAGGGATCACCGGTCACGAGCAGTACCGCGACGACCTCCGACTCCTCTACACGGCCTGCCTCGACAAGGACACGGGGGCGCTGCGAGGGCTGCGCCTGACCCCATTCCAGGCCCGCCGCCTGACGCTGCATCGAGCCCGCCTCCGCGACGCCCACTGGCTGCACGCCGCCCTCACCCAGCGCGGCGCCCCCTTCTCCGCGGCGCTCGCCGTCGGCGGCGACGGAGCGCTCACCCTCTCCTCGGGGAGACATGAGGTGTGA
- a CDS encoding RidA family protein, with protein sequence MTEKITRINPEQLHETPGYHHITVVEAGRTAYLAGQCPLDRNGDLVGSGSLETQVDQVVANALAALAAVSAQPEHVVRSVIYVRSDERDILGAAWRRLTESALGPAFTTASTLLGVAQLGFPGQLVEVDLTVALPD encoded by the coding sequence ATGACTGAGAAGATCACCCGCATCAACCCCGAGCAGCTGCATGAGACACCCGGCTACCACCACATCACCGTGGTGGAGGCAGGCCGTACCGCCTATCTGGCGGGGCAGTGCCCGCTTGATCGGAATGGTGACCTCGTCGGTTCCGGTTCCCTCGAGACGCAGGTCGACCAGGTTGTCGCGAACGCGCTCGCTGCCCTGGCGGCGGTGAGTGCCCAGCCTGAACATGTGGTGCGGTCAGTGATCTACGTGCGGAGCGATGAGAGGGACATTCTCGGAGCCGCATGGCGTCGGCTCACCGAGTCTGCCCTGGGTCCGGCGTTCACCACCGCCAGCACGCTCTTGGGCGTCGCTCAGCTGGGCTTTCCGGGACAGCTCGTCGAGGTGGATCTCACCGTGGCGCTGCCTGACTGA
- a CDS encoding IS5 family transposase gives MYGNAADHPDRVRRYPSDMTDAEWAAVRPLLAVPAWFQGRGGRPEGYCHRQLLDAIRYLVAGGISWRAMPSDFPAWARVYAFFRRWREHGLIAEFHDRLRGTVREREGREAEPTAGIIDAQSVQAAATVPAASHGYDGGKKVPGRKRHIVTDTLGLLLAVAVTAANIGDRDAAAGLLMRLRRLHRDITLVWADGGYTGSLVGWCRDKLALTLEIVKRTDDMAGFVVLPRRWVAERTFAWLMNSRRLARDYETLPSFRATPCLTSRNQRITFG, from the coding sequence GTGTACGGCAACGCGGCCGACCATCCGGACCGGGTGCGCCGGTATCCGTCGGACATGACGGACGCGGAGTGGGCGGCCGTCCGGCCGTTGCTGGCGGTGCCGGCCTGGTTCCAGGGGCGGGGTGGACGGCCCGAGGGCTACTGCCACCGGCAGCTGTTGGACGCGATCCGCTACCTGGTCGCGGGCGGGATCTCGTGGCGGGCGATGCCCTCGGACTTCCCCGCATGGGCCCGGGTCTACGCATTCTTCCGCCGCTGGCGCGAGCACGGGCTGATCGCCGAGTTCCACGACCGGCTGCGCGGGACGGTCCGTGAGCGCGAGGGCCGTGAGGCCGAGCCCACAGCGGGGATCATCGACGCGCAGTCGGTGCAGGCCGCCGCGACGGTGCCGGCCGCCTCACACGGCTACGACGGCGGGAAGAAGGTGCCGGGCCGCAAGCGGCACATCGTGACCGACACCCTCGGCCTGCTCCTGGCCGTCGCGGTCACGGCTGCGAACATCGGCGACCGGGACGCCGCGGCGGGCCTGCTGATGCGGCTGCGCCGTCTGCACCGCGACATCACCCTCGTGTGGGCCGACGGCGGCTACACCGGCTCCCTCGTCGGCTGGTGCCGGGACAAACTCGCCCTGACCTTGGAGATCGTCAAGCGCACCGACGACATGGCAGGGTTCGTGGTGCTGCCGAGGCGGTGGGTGGCAGAGCGCACGTTCGCGTGGTTGATGAACTCCCGCCGTCTGGCCCGGGACTACGAGACCCTGCCCTCATTCCGAGCTACACCATGCCTGACCAGCAGAAATCAACGGATCACGTTCGGTTGA